One window of the Candidatus Tisiphia endosymbiont of Sialis lutaria genome contains the following:
- the uvrC gene encoding excinuclease ABC subunit UvrC, translated as MLQNSKLIGSDLIRYHLENAPSLPGVYKMLKADRQVIYVGKAKNLKKRLTNYIKTDLDNKTILMISLTHYLEYNVTNSEVEALLLEAQLIKKFQPKFNVLLKDDKSFPYIKLRLDVDYPQLIKYRGKNLSGGEFFGPFVSSEQVDTTLKELQKIFKLRSCSDNYFNNRKRPCLQYQIGRCSAPCVEKISKENYSELVCQVKNFLNGKTKELQKTLSHKMEELSIQLRFEEAAEIRDRIKALSYIQLKSTLSSNSIKNADVIAIVEKNNYYCIQLFVYRFGQSYGNIAYFPFNTEGNNKSEILTQFINQFYQNAQIPNEIIINHPIIDLELVTKAIRQLSGNSKFNIRLYSNDLENWNIKQGVSERSLHEVRECEYTNPPKFCGANSSKHSSIRLLENAEFNAQLSLNQHLKQFAKNQIIFQQIQQLFYLPTIPDRIEVYDNSHIMGTFAVGSMIVANQSGFDKKEYRIFNISIPQGNSQGDDYEMLRIVLTRRFTRLKKEHLPNEHASTNFSSIDYKTLMIIDGGKGHLSVVQKIMKEFDLKIPVVCMSKGPDRNAGCEQFHMPNKEAFTIDKSLPVMKYLQILRDEAHNFAIKNHRLRRSKAIKVSSLDDISSIGVTRKKALLHYFGSYKAICDATIDELSKVNGISQTLAKNIFTSLHNK; from the coding sequence ATGTTACAAAATTCTAAACTTATAGGCAGTGATTTAATAAGATATCACCTCGAGAATGCACCTAGCCTGCCTGGAGTTTATAAAATGCTGAAAGCTGATCGGCAAGTTATCTATGTAGGCAAAGCTAAGAATCTAAAAAAACGTCTTACTAACTATATTAAAACTGATCTTGATAATAAAACAATATTAATGATCTCTCTAACGCATTATTTAGAGTATAATGTTACTAATTCTGAGGTTGAAGCTTTATTGCTCGAAGCCCAGTTAATTAAAAAATTTCAACCTAAGTTTAATGTATTACTTAAGGATGATAAGTCTTTTCCTTATATTAAATTACGCTTAGATGTTGATTACCCACAATTAATTAAATATAGAGGAAAGAACTTATCTGGTGGCGAGTTTTTTGGTCCATTTGTTTCCTCAGAGCAAGTCGATACTACCTTAAAAGAATTACAGAAAATTTTTAAATTACGGTCTTGTAGTGATAATTATTTTAACAATCGCAAACGCCCTTGTTTACAGTACCAAATTGGTCGATGTTCTGCCCCATGTGTTGAGAAAATTAGTAAAGAAAATTATAGTGAACTAGTATGCCAAGTAAAGAATTTCTTAAATGGTAAAACTAAAGAACTACAAAAAACTTTATCTCACAAAATGGAAGAATTAAGTATACAATTACGTTTTGAAGAAGCTGCCGAAATACGAGACCGAATAAAAGCACTAAGTTATATCCAACTAAAATCAACTTTATCTAGTAATTCTATTAAAAACGCTGATGTTATAGCTATTGTTGAAAAGAATAATTATTATTGTATTCAGCTATTTGTATATAGATTTGGTCAATCTTATGGGAATATAGCGTACTTTCCGTTTAATACGGAGGGTAATAATAAATCAGAAATATTGACACAATTTATAAATCAATTTTATCAAAATGCTCAAATTCCGAATGAGATAATTATAAACCATCCTATCATTGATTTAGAATTAGTAACCAAGGCTATTAGACAATTGAGTGGGAATAGCAAATTTAACATCAGACTATACTCGAATGATCTGGAGAATTGGAACATAAAACAAGGGGTGAGCGAGCGGAGCCTACATGAAGTACGTGAGTGTGAGTACACGAATCCCCCGAAGTTTTGCGGAGCCAATTCTTCAAAGCATTCGAGTATAAGATTATTAGAGAATGCTGAGTTTAATGCCCAATTATCACTTAATCAGCATTTAAAACAATTTGCTAAAAATCAAATTATCTTTCAACAAATACAACAATTATTCTATCTGCCTACCATACCAGATAGAATTGAAGTTTATGATAATAGTCACATTATGGGAACATTTGCCGTAGGTAGCATGATTGTTGCTAACCAATCAGGTTTCGATAAAAAAGAATATAGAATTTTTAATATATCTATTCCCCAAGGGAATTCCCAAGGTGATGATTATGAGATGTTAAGAATCGTCTTAACAAGAAGATTTACTAGATTAAAAAAAGAACATCTACCAAATGAGCATGCAAGTACCAACTTCTCATCAATTGACTATAAAACTTTAATGATTATCGATGGAGGCAAGGGGCATCTATCTGTAGTACAAAAAATAATGAAAGAATTTGATCTTAAAATTCCAGTTGTTTGTATGTCAAAAGGGCCTGACAGAAATGCTGGATGTGAACAATTTCATATGCCTAATAAAGAGGCTTTTACAATCGATAAGAGTCTTCCGGTCATGAAATATTTACAAATTTTGCGGGATGAAGCACATAATTTTGCTATAAAAAACCATAGGCTACGCCGTTCCAAAGCCATTAAAGTTTCTAGTCTAGATGACATAAGTTCAATTGGTGTCACCCGAAAGAAAGCCTTGTTACATTATTTTGGCTCATATAAAGCAATATGTGATGCCACTATTGATGAATTATCTAAAGTCAATGGTATAAGCCAAACCCTTGCAAAAAACATTTTTACATCGTTACATAATAAATAA
- a CDS encoding sodium:solute symporter family protein: MTIDNIIVLLYLISILVIGIYYRSRLRGFANYATVQDKIKNSRILLVATIFTSSVGGATTLGIAEKAFSGDLSYSYGLILSLPVDILIAIYLVPQITKHYGAESVGDIMAKYYGETGRFIAGITTIMVSIGFVAAQISVSGYIFQYILKINYLEGTLLSYGIVIIYTTIGGLQSIMFTNLLQFFAMIIALPIIAICGLNKIGISDFINQLPIEKVYFIHHNNFASELFINTITAMLGFYVMNLYPIFIQRALINNNAKKTSNAIYIKSSIYAIFLIFITLNGLIAYNLYPDYSSNLALPHLIDQIVPSGLQGFVIIGLLASVMSTADSDLNVTSIALVKDLLTPIFKIQNQKKLLLITRITNVVIGSFAIIIALKFDNVIDLVVFITGSWGPIILVPLIFAFFNITITQRMMILCGLSGASSFCIWTYFFASNFRLKGVFIGTMCSLLVFCIGLLRKRLGYVTKF, encoded by the coding sequence ATGACCATTGATAATATTATTGTATTACTATATTTGATATCGATACTTGTTATTGGTATCTACTATAGATCTAGACTTAGAGGTTTTGCCAATTATGCTACCGTTCAAGACAAGATTAAAAATAGCAGGATATTATTAGTTGCAACTATTTTTACTTCATCGGTTGGCGGAGCTACTACTTTGGGTATTGCAGAAAAAGCTTTTTCTGGTGATTTATCGTATAGTTATGGACTGATACTCTCTCTACCAGTCGATATACTAATAGCTATTTATCTTGTACCCCAAATAACTAAACATTATGGAGCAGAAAGTGTTGGCGATATAATGGCAAAATATTATGGAGAAACAGGACGTTTTATTGCTGGCATCACAACTATTATGGTATCTATAGGCTTTGTTGCTGCCCAAATTAGTGTTAGTGGATATATTTTTCAATATATTTTAAAAATTAACTACTTAGAAGGAACTCTATTAAGTTATGGGATTGTTATTATCTACACAACTATTGGTGGGTTACAATCAATTATGTTTACTAATTTACTACAATTCTTCGCGATGATAATTGCTTTGCCAATTATTGCAATATGTGGTCTTAACAAAATTGGTATTAGTGATTTTATCAACCAATTACCTATTGAAAAAGTATATTTTATTCATCATAATAATTTTGCCAGTGAGCTATTTATTAATACGATAACCGCTATGCTAGGATTTTATGTAATGAACTTATATCCTATTTTTATTCAAAGAGCTTTAATTAACAATAATGCCAAAAAGACTAGTAATGCTATATATATAAAATCAAGTATATATGCTATATTTTTAATATTTATAACCTTAAATGGGTTAATCGCCTATAATCTTTACCCCGACTACTCTTCTAATTTAGCATTGCCACACCTAATTGATCAAATAGTTCCTTCAGGGTTACAAGGCTTTGTGATAATTGGCTTACTTGCATCAGTCATGTCTACTGCTGATTCTGATTTAAATGTTACCTCAATAGCTCTAGTGAAAGACTTGTTGACTCCTATTTTTAAAATACAGAATCAAAAGAAATTATTGCTAATTACTAGAATTACTAATGTTGTAATCGGAAGTTTTGCCATAATCATCGCTTTAAAATTTGATAATGTAATTGATCTAGTAGTGTTTATCACCGGGTCTTGGGGACCAATAATATTAGTTCCTCTAATATTTGCCTTTTTCAACATCACTATAACACAAAGAATGATGATTCTATGCGGATTAAGTGGAGCCTCCTCTTTCTGCATTTGGACATATTTTTTTGCTAGTAATTTTCGACTAAAGGGTGTCTTTATTGGTACTATGTGTAGTTTGTTAGTTTTTTGCATAGGATTACTTAGAAAAAGGCTCGGTTATGTTACAAAATTCTAA
- the tsaE gene encoding tRNA (adenosine(37)-N6)-threonylcarbamoyltransferase complex ATPase subunit type 1 TsaE, with product MKFQKESVILNNEQDSISFAQTIAKNLESNKIITFSGDLGCGKTFICREIIKHFCESDINISSPTFNLLQIYKTSKFMIYHFDLYRLNYLEEIYELGIEEALQGNICLIEWPEIIEEILPPPITKIHLQILEDNKRSCSIYHFS from the coding sequence GTTTCAAAAAGAGTCGGTTATTTTAAATAACGAACAAGACTCTATATCGTTTGCACAAACTATTGCTAAAAATTTAGAGTCTAATAAAATTATAACTTTTTCAGGTGATTTAGGTTGTGGAAAAACATTTATCTGTCGAGAGATTATAAAGCATTTTTGTGAATCTGATATTAATATCAGCAGCCCTACTTTTAATTTGCTACAAATCTACAAGACTTCAAAATTTATGATTTATCATTTTGATCTCTACCGTTTAAATTATTTAGAAGAAATTTATGAACTAGGTATAGAAGAAGCCTTGCAGGGCAATATTTGTCTAATTGAATGGCCAGAAATAATTGAAGAAATATTACCGCCACCTATAACTAAAATTCATCTACAAATACTCGAAGATAATAAACGATCTTGTAGTATTTATCATTTCTCATAA